A part of Candidatus Krumholzibacteriia bacterium genomic DNA contains:
- the gpmA gene encoding 2,3-diphosphoglycerate-dependent phosphoglycerate mutase — protein sequence MPTVVLLRHGQSEWNLSNRFTGWTDVGLTEQGEAEALEAGRILKAEGYDFDIAFTSVLRRAIKTLWITLEEMGLEWIDVERHWRLNERHYGALQGLNKAETAEEHGDEQVLIWRRSYDVPPPALEPDDERHPSHDRRYDHLTRDELPLTECLKDTVERFLPYWSDRIAPTVRSGKRVLICAHGNSLRALVKYLDDVSDDEIVGLNIPTGVPLVYELDDALQPIKSFYLGDPEAVEARAKAVAEQAKKK from the coding sequence ATGCCCACCGTCGTTCTGCTGCGCCACGGTCAGTCCGAATGGAACCTCTCGAACCGCTTCACGGGTTGGACCGACGTGGGTCTGACCGAGCAGGGCGAGGCCGAAGCCCTCGAGGCCGGCCGGATCCTGAAGGCGGAGGGCTACGACTTCGACATCGCCTTCACCTCGGTTCTGCGGCGTGCGATCAAGACGCTGTGGATCACGCTCGAGGAGATGGGACTGGAGTGGATCGACGTGGAGCGTCACTGGCGCCTGAACGAACGGCACTACGGCGCCCTTCAGGGTCTGAACAAGGCGGAGACCGCCGAGGAGCACGGAGACGAACAGGTCCTGATCTGGCGGCGCAGCTACGACGTGCCGCCGCCCGCGCTCGAGCCCGACGACGAGCGTCACCCCTCCCACGATCGGCGCTACGACCACCTGACCAGGGACGAGTTGCCGCTCACCGAGTGTCTGAAGGACACGGTGGAGCGCTTCCTGCCGTACTGGAGCGATCGCATCGCGCCGACGGTGCGCAGTGGCAAACGTGTCCTGATCTGTGCCCACGGGAACTCCTTGCGTGCCCTGGTGAAGTACCTCGACGACGTCAGCGACGACGAGATCGTCGGTCTGAACATTCCGACCGGCGTGCCCCTCGTCTACGAGCTCGACGATGCGTTGCAGCCGATCAAGAGTTTCTACCTGGGCGATCCGGAAGCGGTGGAGGCTCGGGCCAAGGCCGTGGCCGAGCAGGCGAAGAAGAAGTAG
- a CDS encoding DUF523 domain-containing protein: MDLSLGTRLRLGVSSCLLGEAVRYDGSDEHDHWVADRFGPMVEWVRVCPEAEAGLGVPRPKIQLESADGSVRVREVEATTDHTERLQGWADERLGDLDLEALDGYVFKARSPSCGVNGVDVFDGGTAIDRARGFFAERLLAVAPQLPTCDEDDVQVPERRRHFLERAQARARWRHRIATLPADAVDRAEAVADLLDRHALLLACRERTPIAFDRCGADNAALRATGQLLAERMYADPTVVGHVRALAVLFDRMHGVTAHERAGLGVLIDQVERGETDTEVARQFARGLVLRAGDAWSRRQHYLDPVPLAGL, encoded by the coding sequence ATGGATCTCTCGCTCGGGACCCGGCTCCGGCTGGGCGTGAGCAGCTGTCTACTGGGCGAAGCGGTTCGCTACGACGGGTCGGACGAGCACGACCACTGGGTGGCGGACCGCTTCGGTCCCATGGTCGAGTGGGTGCGCGTGTGCCCCGAGGCCGAGGCCGGACTCGGCGTTCCCCGCCCGAAGATCCAGCTGGAGAGCGCCGACGGTTCGGTCCGCGTGCGCGAGGTCGAGGCGACGACCGATCACACCGAACGGCTGCAGGGTTGGGCCGACGAGAGACTCGGCGACCTCGACCTCGAGGCCCTCGACGGCTACGTGTTCAAGGCCCGCAGCCCGAGCTGCGGCGTGAACGGCGTCGACGTCTTCGACGGCGGCACGGCGATCGACCGCGCCCGCGGCTTCTTCGCCGAACGGCTGCTCGCCGTCGCCCCCCAACTGCCGACCTGCGACGAAGACGACGTGCAGGTGCCCGAACGACGCCGACACTTCCTCGAGCGGGCCCAGGCGCGGGCACGGTGGCGGCATCGGATCGCGACCCTTCCCGCCGACGCGGTCGATCGCGCCGAAGCGGTGGCCGATCTCCTCGATCGCCACGCGTTGCTCCTCGCGTGTCGCGAACGGACCCCGATCGCCTTCGACCGCTGCGGCGCCGACAACGCCGCGTTGCGGGCCACCGGCCAGCTCCTCGCCGAACGCATGTACGCCGATCCCACCGTGGTCGGGCACGTGCGCGCCCTCGCCGTGCTGTTCGATCGCATGCACGGCGTCACGGCGCACGAACGGGCCGGCCTGGGGGTGTTGATCGATCAGGTGGAGCGGGGCGAGACCGACACAGAAGTCGCCCGCCAATTCGCCCGCGGGCTCGTGCTGCGCGCGGGCGACGCGTGGTCGCGCCGACAGCACTATCTGGATCCCGTGCCGTTGGCCGGGCTCTAG
- a CDS encoding PhoU domain-containing protein, with product MFKSLYDALRAKDLLAPAVEITDESLVLAGRFTEQVSGGLLLGEPVELDVMATDQQINAAEIEVRRMVFEHLVMQPSVDLTTSVILLSTIGDVERIGDYAKNIDQLRPRLRGAWPTGGGFDHLVMYRGELLSLFDDTIETIRKGDVDLGTQVMDRQHGLGRRCEDLVDGFCRDEKVLGCNAVVGSLTARYFKRISAHLSNLASGVVNPIDRIGFEPVRGDGS from the coding sequence ATGTTCAAGTCCCTCTACGACGCGTTGCGTGCCAAGGACCTCCTGGCGCCAGCGGTGGAGATCACCGACGAGAGCCTCGTCCTGGCCGGACGCTTCACCGAGCAGGTGTCGGGCGGTCTGCTCCTCGGTGAACCCGTCGAGCTCGACGTCATGGCCACCGATCAACAGATCAACGCGGCCGAGATCGAGGTGCGGCGCATGGTCTTCGAGCACCTGGTCATGCAGCCCAGCGTGGACCTGACGACCTCGGTGATCCTGTTGTCCACGATCGGTGACGTGGAACGCATCGGCGACTACGCCAAGAACATCGACCAGTTGCGGCCCCGGCTGCGGGGCGCGTGGCCCACGGGTGGGGGCTTCGATCATCTGGTCATGTATCGTGGCGAGCTGCTTTCGCTCTTCGACGACACCATCGAGACCATCCGCAAGGGCGACGTCGATCTGGGCACGCAGGTGATGGACCGTCAGCACGGCCTCGGCCGGCGTTGCGAGGATCTGGTCGACGGCTTTTGCCGGGACGAGAAGGTCCTGGGCTGCAATGCGGTGGTCGGTTCGTTGACCGCACGCTACTTCAAGCGCATCAGTGCCCACCTGTCGAACCTGGCCTCGGGTGTGGTGAATCCGATCGACCGGATCGGATTCGAGCCGGTGCGCGGCGACGGGTCCTAG
- a CDS encoding ABC-F family ATP-binding cassette domain-containing protein, which produces MAELLQMRGVGAHAGPRVLFRGIDLTLHSGDRLGLVGPNGAGKSTLLGMLAGEEEPWEGALSARRGLRVAWSRQEVELDDRVAVVDVVTARLRRDPGPPVGTDPEVAARRTLGRCGFDDVDARVSSLSGGWKRRLALAAELATGADLLLLDEPTNHLDLESIEWLERTLVGQRVTCVVISHDRRFLETVATRVAEIDPRHPGSFFVCDGHYSDFLEQRTAALEQLQRTEDSLSAQVREEIRYLRQGPKARRSKSQTRVDRAHATIAELDRVRSLNREDRVEGSFTDTGRRTRRLLVAEGARQEIGGSLCFEELDLVLGPGRRVGLVGPNGSGKTTLLRTLLGEIPPEEGRVDGAPGVRVVYFDQEREELDETVTVAEALSPEGDHVEVAGRRMHVKSFARQLLFRDDQLAQPVRTLSGGERARVLVARLMRTPADVLLLDEPTNDLDIPTLEQLERSLLDFEGAVVLVSHDRFLVDRVTTDLIALDGHGGWRELADLSQWEEMRTELRRAETERAGTQRNPSTAVTDTATPSKSASRPAKLSYKEKRELESMEPTILEAEERVEALEALSQDPATLAEPERMHEVYADLKEAQDTVEALYARWSELEEKAP; this is translated from the coding sequence ATGGCCGAACTGCTCCAGATGCGCGGCGTGGGTGCCCACGCCGGACCGCGGGTCCTCTTCCGCGGGATCGACCTGACCCTCCACTCCGGTGACCGTCTGGGTCTGGTCGGACCGAACGGGGCGGGCAAGTCCACGCTGCTTGGCATGCTCGCGGGGGAGGAAGAGCCCTGGGAGGGCGCCCTCAGCGCGCGGCGCGGTCTGCGGGTGGCGTGGTCGCGCCAGGAAGTCGAACTCGACGACCGCGTCGCCGTGGTCGACGTCGTCACCGCCCGGTTGCGGCGCGATCCGGGTCCCCCCGTGGGGACCGACCCCGAGGTGGCCGCGCGCCGCACCCTGGGTCGCTGCGGCTTCGACGACGTCGATGCCCGCGTGTCGAGCCTGTCCGGGGGATGGAAGCGCCGCCTGGCCCTGGCCGCGGAGTTGGCGACCGGCGCTGATCTCCTGTTGCTCGACGAGCCCACGAACCACCTCGATCTCGAGTCGATCGAATGGCTCGAGCGGACCCTCGTCGGCCAGCGCGTGACCTGTGTCGTGATCAGCCACGACCGCCGCTTCCTCGAGACCGTGGCCACGCGCGTCGCCGAGATCGATCCACGGCATCCCGGCTCGTTCTTCGTCTGCGACGGTCATTACAGTGATTTCCTCGAGCAGCGTACCGCGGCCCTCGAGCAGTTGCAGCGCACCGAAGACTCGCTCTCGGCCCAGGTGCGCGAAGAGATCCGCTATCTGCGGCAGGGGCCCAAGGCGCGGCGCAGCAAGTCGCAGACCCGGGTCGACCGCGCGCACGCCACGATCGCCGAACTCGACCGGGTCCGGTCGCTCAATCGTGAGGACCGTGTCGAGGGCTCGTTCACCGACACCGGCCGGCGCACGCGCCGTCTGCTCGTCGCGGAGGGCGCTCGGCAGGAGATCGGTGGCAGCCTCTGCTTCGAGGAGCTCGATCTGGTTCTCGGTCCCGGCCGCCGAGTCGGTCTGGTCGGACCGAACGGCAGTGGGAAGACGACGCTGCTGCGCACACTGCTGGGCGAGATCCCGCCCGAGGAGGGCCGGGTCGACGGGGCGCCCGGTGTCCGTGTCGTCTACTTCGACCAGGAGCGCGAAGAACTCGACGAAACGGTGACCGTGGCCGAGGCCCTCTCGCCGGAGGGCGACCACGTCGAGGTGGCCGGCCGGCGCATGCACGTGAAGAGCTTCGCGCGGCAGTTGCTCTTCCGCGACGACCAGCTCGCCCAGCCCGTCCGCACGCTCTCGGGCGGGGAACGCGCTCGCGTGCTCGTGGCCCGGCTCATGCGCACCCCTGCCGACGTCCTCCTGCTCGACGAACCCACGAACGATCTCGACATTCCGACCCTCGAACAGCTCGAGCGCAGTCTGCTGGACTTCGAGGGCGCGGTCGTCCTGGTCTCGCACGACCGTTTCCTCGTGGACCGGGTGACCACCGACCTGATCGCCCTCGACGGCCACGGTGGCTGGCGCGAGTTGGCCGACCTGTCGCAGTGGGAGGAGATGCGCACCGAACTCCGCCGAGCGGAGACCGAGCGGGCGGGGACGCAGCGGAACCCGTCGACCGCCGTGACGGACACGGCGACTCCCTCGAAGTCCGCGTCGCGGCCGGCCAAGTTGTCGTACAAGGAGAAGCGGGAGCTCGAGTCCATGGAGCCGACGATCCTCGAGGCCGAGGAGCGCGTCGAAGCGCTGGAAGCGCTCAGCCAGGACCCGGCCACGCTCGCCGAGCCCGAGCGCATGCACGAGGTCTACGCCGATCTGAAGGAAGCCCAGGACACCGTGGAGGCGCTGTACGCACGTTGGAGCGAGCTCGAGGAGAAGGCGCCGTGA
- the cyoE gene encoding heme o synthase, producing the protein MQFLVDLVELTKPRLATLVLFTTGVGILVAPVDLPMVEAVEAMLLTAMVVASGTTLNMYLERDVDGLMRRTADRPLPTGRMSPRVALVFGVVLLLVSLPLLAWRVNLLTAGLGLMAWVVYLFAYTPLKRRSVAAVYVGAVPGATPVLMGWTAATGALEGPALALFAILFLWQIPHFIAISIFRRDEYDAAGLKVLPVEYGHRHSIWHMFGTCLGLIVASLLPILYHVGGPLYTITALLLAAGSLIGALWGMRPDSGPRWARGYFFGTLIYLPVLLGVLVVDQFVRL; encoded by the coding sequence ATGCAGTTCCTCGTCGATCTCGTCGAGCTCACCAAGCCCCGTCTGGCCACGCTCGTCCTGTTCACCACGGGCGTGGGCATCCTGGTGGCCCCCGTCGACCTGCCGATGGTCGAGGCTGTCGAGGCCATGCTGCTGACGGCCATGGTCGTCGCTTCGGGCACGACCCTGAACATGTACCTGGAGCGCGACGTGGACGGCCTGATGCGTCGCACGGCCGACCGGCCGCTGCCGACCGGTCGCATGTCGCCGCGCGTGGCGCTGGTCTTCGGTGTGGTGCTGCTGCTGGTCTCGCTACCGCTGCTGGCCTGGCGCGTCAACCTGCTCACCGCCGGACTCGGACTGATGGCCTGGGTCGTGTATCTGTTCGCCTACACACCGCTCAAGCGGCGCAGTGTGGCCGCCGTCTACGTGGGTGCCGTTCCCGGCGCGACCCCGGTGCTCATGGGGTGGACGGCCGCGACGGGGGCCCTCGAGGGCCCGGCCCTGGCGCTCTTCGCCATCCTGTTCCTGTGGCAGATTCCCCACTTCATCGCCATCAGCATCTTCCGGCGCGACGAGTACGACGCGGCCGGACTCAAGGTCCTGCCGGTGGAGTACGGCCATCGCCACAGTATCTGGCACATGTTCGGGACCTGCCTGGGCCTGATCGTCGCCAGCCTCTTGCCGATCCTCTACCACGTGGGCGGGCCGCTCTACACGATCACCGCGCTGCTCCTGGCCGCGGGATCGCTGATCGGCGCCCTGTGGGGGATGCGCCCGGATTCCGGACCCCGGTGGGCCCGAGGATACTTCTTCGGTACGCTGATCTACCTGCCGGTCCTGCTGGGCGTGCTGGTCGTCGACCAGTTCGTGCGGCTGTGA
- a CDS encoding phospholipase A gives MVRLFLTIAVLVFSVPARPASVSFDAAGDPADRSAKFRLHVDLPVLRVQHTTVGAVYGQRSFWDVDDDDDPFRVETNFRPEVYLQTSAASWRWRGSYVHESNGLEQGLSRGWNRVVLTVERRSGSWRVTAAAWIGFRVEDTNPDLRRTVGDGEIHLRGDEQSFLAPAFRARWSLDPVDDSPVTSIRAALRLPLPHRVVPDRRVRFLVEVFWGRGEMLHDDARITRALRLGVTLDR, from the coding sequence GTGGTGCGCCTCTTCCTGACGATCGCGGTGCTCGTGTTCTCGGTCCCCGCCCGGCCGGCGTCGGTGTCCTTCGACGCCGCGGGGGACCCGGCCGACCGTTCGGCGAAGTTCCGACTGCACGTCGATCTCCCGGTGCTCCGTGTGCAGCACACCACGGTCGGCGCCGTCTACGGGCAGCGCTCGTTCTGGGACGTCGACGACGACGACGATCCCTTCCGCGTCGAGACGAACTTCCGGCCCGAGGTGTATCTGCAGACCTCGGCGGCTTCGTGGAGGTGGAGGGGCAGCTACGTCCACGAGTCCAACGGTCTCGAGCAGGGGCTCTCACGCGGATGGAACCGGGTGGTCCTGACCGTGGAACGGCGGTCGGGGTCCTGGCGTGTGACGGCGGCGGCGTGGATCGGCTTCCGGGTCGAGGACACCAACCCCGATCTCCGTCGCACCGTGGGCGACGGGGAGATCCACCTGCGCGGCGACGAGCAGTCGTTCCTGGCGCCCGCGTTCCGGGCCCGCTGGTCGCTCGACCCGGTCGACGACTCGCCGGTCACCAGCATCCGGGCAGCGCTCAGGCTCCCCCTGCCGCACCGGGTCGTCCCCGATCGACGCGTGCGCTTCCTGGTGGAAGTCTTCTGGGGTCGAGGCGAGATGCTGCACGACGACGCACGGATCACCCGTGCGCTGCGGCTGGGCGTGACGCTGGACCGCTGA
- a CDS encoding BrxA/BrxB family bacilliredoxin, with the protein MPYDPMLVAPMREELTRLGVQELLTAGEVDEWFANEQGTALLIVNSVCGCAAGQARPSVAVALQHGNRPDRVASVFAGQDVEATEKARSHFADFPPSSPSMVLFKDGELVHFVPRHRIESRSAQEIADELTEAFDKFSAAGA; encoded by the coding sequence ATGCCCTACGATCCGATGCTCGTCGCACCCATGCGCGAGGAACTCACCCGACTCGGTGTGCAGGAGCTGTTGACCGCGGGCGAGGTCGACGAGTGGTTCGCGAACGAGCAGGGCACCGCACTGCTGATCGTGAACTCGGTGTGCGGCTGCGCCGCGGGCCAGGCGCGCCCGTCGGTGGCCGTGGCCCTGCAGCACGGGAACCGACCCGACCGCGTGGCGAGCGTCTTCGCCGGTCAGGACGTCGAGGCCACCGAGAAGGCCCGTTCCCATTTCGCCGACTTCCCGCCGTCGAGCCCGTCGATGGTCCTGTTCAAGGATGGTGAGCTCGTGCACTTCGTGCCGCGCCACCGGATCGAGTCGCGTTCGGCCCAGGAGATCGCCGACGAGTTGACCGAGGCCTTCGACAAGTTCAGTGCAGCCGGAGCCTGA
- a CDS encoding DUF420 domain-containing protein, with product MDVRDLPALNATLNTIAAVLLVLAFVAIKRGDVERHKKLMLSATAVSAAFLTSYLIYHFGFGSVPFTHQGTARTVYFAILIPHVILATVQVPLILATLWFALRGRFERHRGVARVTWPIWMFVSVTGVLVYFMLYQWFPSAELATAAAG from the coding sequence TTGGACGTCCGCGATCTCCCGGCGCTGAACGCCACCCTGAACACCATCGCCGCCGTTCTCCTGGTTCTCGCCTTCGTGGCGATCAAGCGGGGCGACGTCGAGCGGCACAAGAAGCTCATGCTGTCCGCGACCGCCGTCAGCGCCGCCTTCCTGACCAGCTATCTGATCTACCACTTCGGGTTCGGATCCGTCCCGTTCACGCATCAGGGCACCGCTCGCACGGTGTACTTCGCGATCCTGATCCCGCACGTGATCCTGGCCACCGTGCAGGTTCCGCTGATCCTCGCCACGTTGTGGTTCGCCCTCCGGGGCCGATTCGAGCGTCACCGCGGGGTCGCGCGCGTCACCTGGCCGATCTGGATGTTCGTGTCGGTGACCGGCGTACTCGTGTATTTCATGCTCTACCAGTGGTTTCCGTCGGCGGAACTGGCAACCGCCGCCGCGGGCTGA
- a CDS encoding 4Fe-4S dicluster domain-containing protein has protein sequence MTYVVTQYCVDCRYTDCAEVCPVEAFHIGPRMLYINPETCIDCDACVPACPVSAIYPEDEVPEKWAHWTEINEEECEQYDTIVEKIDPLPTAKPLEELEKMEEEGTLPTYP, from the coding sequence ATGACCTACGTCGTGACGCAGTACTGCGTGGACTGCCGCTACACCGATTGCGCAGAGGTGTGCCCCGTCGAGGCCTTCCACATCGGCCCGCGCATGCTGTACATCAACCCGGAGACCTGCATCGACTGCGATGCCTGCGTGCCCGCATGCCCGGTCAGCGCGATCTATCCGGAGGACGAGGTCCCCGAGAAGTGGGCCCACTGGACCGAGATCAACGAGGAGGAGTGCGAGCAGTACGACACGATCGTCGAGAAGATCGACCCACTGCCCACCGCGAAGCCCCTCGAGGAACTCGAGAAGATGGAAGAGGAAGGCACGCTTCCGACCTACCCCTAG
- a CDS encoding sulfatase: MNGSRSRTILVAVLVLLAGCGRAERREPLIDPSLGPPNVLFLVLDTFRADHLGVYGATEVETPNLDAFAEEAIVFDDAASTSTWTLPSMSSVYTGREPQHHTAIGGERLRIPESMPVMAEILRTRGYETWGLVAVDYLGKGFGMDRGFQQFRAQVTGPVSTRLRNYQSRVAGTLSVPPREPWFGLVHYFDAHDPYRPPKPFDRMYYEGEPDSIPDDPVRSIDVIYSDRNRIAQNPRKRYRWMRDVKDLLFPVKQYAAGVTYLDDHLGQVFERLRNNGHLDDTIVVVLADHGEHLTEHDVYFTHRLPYAEVLQVPLMIRLPGGRLGGTRVQDPVSLVDVLPTLMELLDQPLESPVDGVSLVPAIRGDDLGERLLFAEYGAGSRNWAKSVWNAQWRYTEMSLDGVQTAELFDRRSDPREEEDLADIRPEVVGTLRAALDLHFGPERRVVATEDDRPADTMDPETEERLRALGYIE; this comes from the coding sequence ATGAATGGCTCCCGGAGCCGGACGATCCTGGTGGCCGTCCTGGTCCTGCTGGCCGGTTGCGGCCGTGCCGAACGCCGCGAACCCTTGATCGATCCGAGCCTGGGACCGCCGAACGTGCTGTTCCTCGTGCTCGACACCTTCCGGGCCGACCATCTGGGCGTGTACGGCGCGACCGAGGTCGAGACGCCGAACCTCGACGCCTTCGCCGAGGAGGCGATCGTCTTCGACGACGCCGCGTCGACGTCGACCTGGACGCTGCCGAGCATGTCGTCGGTCTACACGGGACGCGAGCCCCAGCACCACACGGCGATCGGCGGCGAGCGCCTGCGGATCCCCGAGTCGATGCCCGTCATGGCCGAGATCCTGCGCACGCGCGGCTACGAGACCTGGGGTCTGGTCGCGGTCGACTACCTGGGCAAGGGCTTCGGCATGGACCGCGGTTTCCAGCAGTTCCGGGCGCAGGTCACCGGCCCGGTCAGCACGCGGCTACGGAACTACCAGTCGAGGGTGGCGGGCACGCTCTCGGTTCCCCCTCGCGAACCCTGGTTCGGACTCGTCCACTACTTCGACGCCCACGACCCCTACCGCCCGCCGAAGCCCTTCGATCGCATGTACTACGAGGGCGAGCCCGACTCGATCCCCGACGATCCGGTGCGCTCGATCGACGTCATCTACAGCGACCGCAATCGCATCGCGCAGAATCCGCGCAAGCGCTACCGGTGGATGCGGGACGTGAAGGACCTGCTGTTCCCGGTGAAGCAGTACGCCGCGGGCGTGACCTATCTCGACGATCATCTCGGCCAGGTGTTCGAGCGGCTGCGCAACAACGGACATCTCGACGACACGATCGTGGTCGTCCTCGCCGACCACGGAGAGCACCTGACCGAGCACGACGTCTACTTCACGCACCGTCTGCCCTACGCCGAGGTCCTGCAGGTCCCCCTCATGATCCGCCTGCCGGGCGGTCGGCTCGGCGGAACGCGCGTGCAGGATCCGGTGAGCCTGGTCGACGTGCTGCCCACGCTCATGGAGCTGTTGGACCAACCGCTGGAGAGCCCGGTGGACGGGGTGAGTCTGGTGCCCGCGATACGCGGCGACGACCTCGGCGAGCGGCTGCTCTTCGCCGAGTACGGGGCCGGCAGCCGGAACTGGGCCAAGTCGGTCTGGAACGCGCAGTGGCGCTACACCGAAATGAGCCTCGACGGCGTGCAGACGGCCGAACTGTTCGACCGACGGTCCGATCCGCGCGAAGAGGAGGACCTGGCCGACATCCGGCCGGAGGTGGTCGGCACCCTGCGCGCGGCGCTCGACCTGCACTTCGGTCCGGAGCGCCGCGTGGTCGCGACCGAGGACGATCGGCCCGCCGACACCATGGACCCCGAGACCGAGGAGCGCCTGCGCGCCCTGGGTTACATCGAGTGA
- the serB gene encoding phosphoserine phosphatase SerB — protein sequence MTAAVIRWLADDARAATEIETILDRREVERGRVELSGVAGLTRAEIEIDSHGSTLRAELLAAAREHTFSVGLVPAVHRDVAPGWIAFDADSTLVDAEGIDRLAERAGVGPAVSALTARAMRGELDYEASLRERTKRLAGLAWSEVEAEAADLPLVPGAIEAVSTARDRGWHVAVISGGFLPLVEAVARRLRLDHATAHELEVIDDRLSGRICGPVIDAAAKASILDRLRAGRPAIAVGDGANDAPMLASAGLGVAFGSKSVLDAVADVVVHRHDLRATVALALPSSGHPRPSR from the coding sequence GTGACCGCTGCGGTGATCCGGTGGCTCGCCGACGATGCCCGCGCGGCGACCGAGATCGAGACGATCCTCGATCGGCGCGAGGTGGAGCGTGGTCGCGTCGAACTCTCCGGGGTCGCCGGTCTGACGCGCGCCGAGATCGAGATCGATTCCCATGGGTCGACGCTGCGTGCCGAACTCCTGGCCGCTGCCCGCGAGCACACCTTCAGCGTCGGGTTGGTCCCGGCCGTGCACCGGGACGTGGCACCGGGCTGGATCGCCTTCGACGCCGACTCGACCCTGGTCGATGCCGAAGGGATCGACCGACTGGCCGAGCGGGCGGGGGTCGGACCCGCGGTCTCCGCACTCACCGCCCGCGCCATGCGCGGTGAGCTCGACTACGAGGCGTCGCTGCGCGAACGGACGAAGCGCCTGGCGGGGCTGGCCTGGAGCGAGGTCGAGGCCGAGGCCGCGGACCTTCCACTGGTCCCGGGAGCCATCGAGGCCGTGTCGACCGCCCGCGACCGGGGCTGGCACGTGGCGGTGATCAGTGGAGGCTTCCTGCCACTCGTCGAGGCCGTCGCCCGCCGCCTGCGGCTCGACCATGCCACGGCCCACGAGCTCGAGGTGATCGACGACCGGCTGAGCGGACGGATCTGCGGGCCGGTGATCGATGCGGCCGCCAAGGCGTCGATCCTCGACCGGCTGCGCGCCGGTCGGCCGGCGATCGCGGTGGGCGACGGCGCGAACGACGCCCCGATGCTCGCTTCGGCCGGACTGGGTGTGGCCTTCGGGTCGAAGTCCGTGCTCGACGCCGTGGCCGACGTCGTCGTGCACCGGCACGACCTGCGCGCCACGGTGGCCCTGGCCCTTCCGTCGTCGGGGCACCCACGTCCGTCACGGTGA
- a CDS encoding phosphodiester glycosidase family protein: protein MPRTHPSAARWTHAALLGCAAATAVGCGAEPNAGGARPPFVTLEPGLEVVRRWPEGGAQGRQDPVTLVHVDPARFEMRLLTAAEHGGARPVDRWVEDFDLVAAINASMYLPNERSTGYMVDDERVNNPAVNPRFGGILAFGARSDDVPPFRLVGLECGGVTLEDLQRDYRAIVQNYRLLDCRGEPIPWQDRKLYATAAIGVDQRGWLVLVHSGAPQQTADLARWLAREDWGLVAAHFVEGGHDASLYVTGGRETISVVGRYEGTAAPREFREVPNVLGVVRRGTAR, encoded by the coding sequence ATGCCGCGCACGCACCCCTCCGCCGCCCGATGGACGCATGCCGCCCTGCTCGGCTGCGCCGCGGCGACCGCGGTCGGCTGCGGGGCGGAGCCGAACGCCGGCGGTGCGCGTCCCCCGTTCGTGACGCTCGAGCCGGGGCTGGAGGTGGTCCGGCGCTGGCCCGAGGGCGGTGCGCAGGGTCGCCAGGATCCCGTGACGCTGGTCCACGTCGACCCCGCCCGCTTCGAGATGCGTCTGCTGACCGCGGCCGAGCACGGAGGCGCGCGTCCGGTCGACCGGTGGGTCGAGGACTTCGACCTCGTCGCGGCGATCAACGCCTCCATGTACCTGCCGAACGAACGCAGCACCGGCTACATGGTCGACGACGAGCGGGTGAACAACCCCGCGGTGAATCCACGGTTCGGAGGGATCCTGGCCTTCGGGGCCCGGAGCGACGACGTGCCGCCCTTCCGGCTGGTGGGTCTGGAGTGCGGTGGCGTGACGTTGGAGGACCTGCAGCGAGACTACCGCGCGATCGTGCAGAACTATCGGCTGCTCGATTGCCGCGGCGAGCCGATCCCGTGGCAGGACCGCAAGCTCTACGCGACGGCGGCGATCGGCGTCGACCAGCGGGGATGGCTCGTTCTGGTGCACAGCGGCGCACCCCAGCAGACGGCGGATCTGGCGCGGTGGTTGGCGCGCGAGGACTGGGGCCTGGTGGCCGCCCACTTCGTCGAGGGGGGACACGATGCCTCGCTCTACGTGACCGGTGGCCGCGAGACGATCTCGGTGGTGGGCCGCTACGAGGGCACGGCCGCTCCCCGCGAGTTCCGCGAGGTGCCGAACGTGCTGGGTGTGGTCCGTCGGGGAACGGCGCGATGA